Proteins co-encoded in one Pseudomonadota bacterium genomic window:
- the queD gene encoding 6-carboxytetrahydropterin synthase QueD — protein sequence MEIFKGFQIEAAHRLPNVPEDHKCSRLHGHSFRIEVHVSGDAGGDSGWVMDFAELKKAFQPLFEQLDHHYLNDIPGLENPTSENLARWIWQRLIGDLTGLCRVVVCETCNSGCSYTGPSA from the coding sequence ATGGAAATCTTCAAGGGCTTTCAGATCGAAGCGGCGCATCGTTTGCCAAACGTGCCCGAAGATCATAAGTGCAGCCGTCTGCATGGGCATTCGTTCCGGATCGAGGTGCACGTGTCCGGCGATGCCGGTGGCGACAGCGGCTGGGTCATGGATTTTGCCGAGCTAAAAAAAGCATTCCAGCCTTTGTTCGAGCAACTCGATCACCATTATCTCAACGACATCCCGGGCCTGGAAAATCCGACCAGCGAAAACCTGGCGCGCTGGATCTGGCAGCGGCTGATCGGCGATCTCACCGGCCTGTGCCGGGTCGTGGTTTGCGAAACCTGTAACTCAGGCTGCAGTT
- a CDS encoding winged helix-turn-helix domain-containing protein, which produces MGQLTRDGQTVHLTPRAMDLLRVLADHAGEVVGPDELMDAVWADIQVAPETLYQAIGAIRRALGDDSHRPKYLETIPKRGYRLVASVRYESDSESGDVKLPARRWLSMSRSAGKRAAIAMTLIIAAAAWVMVYVDRRGVAEIQPSLSLAMMPAVSQSANSDEILQRISDQLVERLIYFDDVTVVIPDVPVYGGENLGPYVATGRSLGVDAVLILRADASGRTTLDVVDPESETLRASIPVDANVSDEGVSTDELILRLEQELDVAGSWSQELAELEGQSLDPRELAVLGRYYMQRRFKPSEGVSTLADSLSVMVKSIAALRAAVDADPDFVDGWTGLALALALRFSYGTDQAAKERSLDDGRVAIQRALALDPDSAEAYAAMGLIHDFERDPVMARAAYEHSLALNADSPMVLRWLSRTVDTFGEFHLAAGYARRAAELAPFSTEFLATAAMSSMMVRDFDSASRFLNAQLHLIPTHVSALNNLIVAHRDAGQLDQAINLGPRLDRALQHPYTIRHMSWLPGMMANIYIQIDAPSSSELLIRQAERDFPNDQYTYWTRSSYLLATENIDGARAHIRNWPVDPELAHLVVAHATMAGLHDYAQQVLDQMPEANGPLPSADPFLVRGKWLTRGQLMMAALPAVYKAYIDDNAGNSSAADALLTETSEFLDYWIQRDVGTPSVLYFRAAIHALQGRPDEGVADLAAAVEKGFRYAWHIRIDPVPDGLRGHPGFAAVLAELEDELARQRALIDLPAGRELYVGSHSALNY; this is translated from the coding sequence ATGGGTCAATTGACTCGGGATGGCCAAACAGTCCACCTTACGCCGCGGGCCATGGACCTGCTGCGGGTGCTTGCGGACCATGCGGGTGAAGTCGTCGGTCCCGACGAACTCATGGACGCAGTATGGGCGGATATACAGGTCGCACCGGAGACTCTTTATCAGGCGATCGGAGCCATCCGTCGCGCACTCGGCGACGATTCCCATCGACCGAAATATCTGGAGACCATCCCGAAGAGGGGATACCGGCTCGTGGCGAGCGTCCGCTACGAATCTGATTCGGAATCCGGCGACGTAAAATTACCGGCGAGGCGATGGCTCTCGATGTCCCGTTCGGCCGGGAAGCGTGCGGCAATCGCTATGACGCTGATCATCGCGGCGGCTGCCTGGGTGATGGTATACGTGGATAGACGAGGCGTCGCCGAGATACAACCATCGTTGAGCCTGGCGATGATGCCCGCAGTATCGCAATCGGCGAACTCGGACGAGATTCTGCAGCGTATTTCTGATCAGCTGGTGGAGCGCCTTATCTACTTCGACGATGTGACCGTCGTCATTCCGGATGTGCCCGTGTATGGCGGCGAGAATCTCGGACCCTATGTGGCCACGGGTCGCTCGTTAGGGGTGGATGCAGTTCTCATCCTCAGAGCCGATGCCTCGGGGCGCACTACTCTGGATGTGGTCGACCCGGAATCGGAGACGCTTCGCGCGAGCATCCCGGTAGATGCAAATGTGTCTGATGAGGGCGTGTCCACCGACGAACTGATCTTGCGACTCGAACAGGAACTCGATGTGGCGGGGAGCTGGAGCCAGGAGCTTGCCGAGCTCGAAGGACAAAGTCTCGACCCAAGGGAACTGGCAGTCCTCGGTCGTTACTACATGCAGCGTCGCTTTAAGCCTAGCGAGGGCGTGTCCACGTTAGCAGATTCGCTGTCGGTAATGGTTAAATCAATCGCCGCGTTGCGGGCGGCGGTCGATGCGGATCCGGACTTTGTCGACGGCTGGACAGGGCTGGCCCTCGCATTGGCCCTGCGGTTTTCGTACGGAACGGATCAGGCCGCAAAGGAGAGGAGCCTTGATGATGGTCGTGTTGCCATTCAGCGGGCACTGGCACTGGACCCGGACTCGGCCGAGGCATACGCGGCCATGGGTTTGATCCATGATTTCGAGCGCGACCCCGTCATGGCACGGGCTGCGTATGAACACTCACTTGCCCTGAATGCCGATAGCCCGATGGTTTTAAGATGGTTGTCCCGAACCGTCGACACCTTCGGAGAATTCCACCTCGCGGCCGGCTACGCTCGGCGCGCCGCCGAACTCGCGCCCTTCTCCACCGAGTTCCTGGCAACAGCAGCAATGTCCAGCATGATGGTAAGGGACTTCGATAGTGCATCCCGGTTTCTGAATGCTCAACTGCATCTGATACCAACCCATGTCTCCGCGCTGAACAACCTCATAGTCGCACACAGAGACGCCGGACAACTCGACCAGGCGATAAACCTGGGTCCGCGCCTGGATCGTGCGCTTCAGCATCCGTACACGATCCGCCACATGAGCTGGCTGCCAGGGATGATGGCGAACATTTATATTCAAATCGACGCACCTTCGAGTAGCGAGTTGCTGATTCGACAGGCCGAGCGAGATTTTCCGAACGATCAGTACACTTACTGGACCCGATCAAGCTATCTGCTGGCGACCGAAAATATCGACGGCGCGAGGGCGCACATCAGGAACTGGCCAGTAGACCCGGAATTGGCGCACCTGGTAGTCGCCCACGCAACGATGGCCGGTTTGCACGACTACGCGCAGCAAGTACTTGACCAAATGCCCGAAGCAAATGGCCCATTGCCATCGGCCGATCCATTCCTGGTTCGCGGGAAATGGCTTACCAGAGGTCAATTGATGATGGCTGCCTTACCTGCTGTGTACAAGGCATACATCGATGATAATGCGGGGAATTCCAGCGCCGCAGACGCCTTGCTCACAGAGACCTCGGAGTTTCTCGATTATTGGATACAACGCGACGTCGGGACACCCAGCGTCCTTTATTTCCGGGCTGCGATCCATGCTCTGCAAGGGCGGCCCGACGAAGGCGTTGCAGATCTTGCCGCCGCCGTTGAAAAGGGCTTCCGGTACGCGTGGCACATCAGGATCGACCCGGTCCCCGATGGCTTGCGGGGACATCCGGGTTTCGCCGCCGTGCTCGCCGAACTTGAGGATGAACTGGCCAGGCAGCGGGCGCTCATTGATCTCCCGGCAGGACGTGAATTATATGTGGGCAGCCATAGCGCTCTAAATTATTGA
- the pcnB gene encoding polynucleotide adenylyltransferase PcnB, with translation MSDQTGRNTHRPSIIPRSDHTVSRANISNNAIKVLHRLHKGGFQSFLVGGCVRDLLLRHQPKDFDVATDASPDEVRKLFRNCRLIGRRFRLAHIHFGREIIEVATFRATHDELDDDDIRGQTDAGGRILRDNRYGKLEDDVWRRDFTANALYYTLDGYSIWDFVGGFKDVEQRVLRVIGDPETRYREDPVRMLRAVRFAAKLDFSIDDPSEVPLWELGHLLEGVPPARLYEEIIKMFLAGRAVESLRLLEHYRLLAHLFPALVSESGKDTDSQFRKLLLEGLATTDQRVREDKPVTTFFLFAVLLWAPIKRRFDRLHGSGMPPIPAMQQAVEDIVKAQQSQISVPRRTTIPMKEMLALQSRFNVRKGVRSLRFLHHPRFRAAYDFMLLRASSGDFDTQAAQWWTDIQLADDKTQREMAQVGRGAGSGKRKRRPRRRGARKRSAGQGGQE, from the coding sequence TTGAGTGACCAAACAGGGCGAAACACCCATCGCCCGTCGATTATTCCCCGTTCAGATCATACGGTGTCGCGGGCCAATATCTCGAACAATGCCATCAAGGTCTTGCACCGGCTGCACAAGGGCGGTTTCCAGTCTTTTTTGGTCGGTGGCTGTGTCCGTGACTTGCTGCTCAGGCATCAGCCCAAGGATTTCGATGTTGCGACCGATGCCAGCCCCGATGAAGTTCGCAAGCTGTTTCGCAACTGCCGCCTGATCGGCCGCCGGTTTCGCCTGGCGCACATTCATTTTGGCCGCGAAATCATCGAGGTCGCCACGTTCAGGGCGACCCATGACGAACTGGATGACGACGATATCCGCGGGCAGACGGACGCAGGCGGGCGCATCCTGCGCGACAACCGCTATGGCAAGCTCGAAGACGATGTCTGGCGGCGCGATTTTACCGCCAATGCGCTGTACTACACGCTCGATGGTTACAGCATCTGGGATTTCGTCGGCGGGTTTAAAGATGTCGAACAACGCGTGCTCAGGGTCATCGGCGATCCCGAGACCCGCTATCGCGAAGATCCGGTCCGCATGCTGCGCGCCGTGCGTTTTGCCGCCAAGCTTGACTTTTCGATCGACGATCCATCGGAGGTGCCGTTGTGGGAACTGGGGCACTTGCTCGAAGGTGTGCCGCCCGCGCGTCTTTATGAGGAAATCATCAAGATGTTCCTGGCCGGCCGTGCGGTCGAGAGTTTACGACTACTCGAACATTATCGTCTGCTTGCCCATCTTTTCCCGGCGCTGGTTTCCGAGTCGGGGAAAGATACAGACAGTCAGTTCAGGAAACTGTTGCTCGAGGGTCTCGCGACCACGGATCAGCGGGTCAGGGAAGACAAACCGGTCACGACGTTCTTTTTGTTCGCGGTTCTCCTCTGGGCGCCTATCAAAAGACGTTTCGACCGGTTGCACGGCAGTGGCATGCCGCCGATTCCGGCCATGCAACAGGCGGTCGAGGACATCGTCAAGGCACAGCAATCGCAGATCAGCGTTCCGCGACGTACAACCATCCCGATGAAGGAAATGCTGGCCTTGCAATCGCGTTTCAACGTGCGCAAGGGCGTTCGCAGCCTGCGCTTTTTGCATCACCCGCGGTTTCGTGCCGCCTATGACTTCATGTTGTTAAGGGCATCCAGTGGCGATTTCGATACGCAAGCCGCGCAGTGGTGGACAGACATACAACTGGCCGATGACAAAACCCAGCGTGAAATGGCGCAGGTCGGGCGCGGCGCCGGTTCCGGCAAACGCAAGCGCCGCCCGCGGCGGCGGGGCGCGCGCAAGCGTTCAGCCGGGCAGGGCGGCCAGGAATAA